The sequence GCTGGCCTACGTCCTCCAGCACCTGGCCCTGGCCGTGGACCAAAGCTCCCTGGCCGCCCGGCTGCCGAGCGTGCTGGCCGGCCTGCTCACGCCCCTGGCCCTGGGGCTGCTCGGCCGGCGCCTGTTCGGCCGGGAGGCGGGCCTGGCCTGCCTGCTGCTGGGGACGTTTTTGCTGTTTCCCATCAAGTACGCCCAGGCCATCAAATTCTACGCCGTGTTCCTGTTGCTGGCCGTGACCAGCATGTGGCTGCTCCTGCGGGCCGTGGACCGCAACGACCGCGCCTCCTGGGCCTGCTACGCCCTGGCCGCCATCGGCATGCTCTACGCCGGCTACCAGGGCTTCCCGACCCTGTGCGCGCAGGCCGTGTACGCCGGGGCGACTCTTTTGCGCCGCACGCGCCGGGCGGCCCCCGGGGAGCGCCTGGCCGCGGGGCGCCGGGCGATCGTCGCCTTCGGCTGCGTGGGCCTGGCCGTCTTGCCGTGGCTGGAGGCGGTCTCCTTCGTCCAGGACTTCTTGCGCGAACCGTCCGTGGATACCTGGGCCGGGATCGGGCCGGGCTTTTTCGCGAGCATCGTCGCCGCCTTCATCGCCGGGGATGCCGATCCGGCCTGGGGCTGGATCGCGGCCTGGATCGCCGCGGCCGGGATCGGCACGGCGATGGCCCTCGGCCGCAGGCAATACGGGGCCGTGGGGCTTTTGGGCCTGTGGTTCGGCGTCATGTCCCTGGCCTTGATCGGCTCGAAAACCCAGCTGCGCGGCTTGATCGGCCCGCGCCATTTCGTGCTGGCCTTTCCGGTGCTGGTGCTGCTGGGGGGCAATGGCCTGGCGGCCGTGGCCCGGGGGGCCGGGCGGTTGGCCGCCGGCCGTCGCGGTGGCCGGGCCGTGGGGCCGGCCGTGGCCGCGGGGTGCGGCCTGATCTTGCTGTGGCCGAGTTTTTCGGCCTATCCGGCCTACTATTTCCGGGTCATGAGCCTGGACCGGGAATTCTTCCAGTGGCTCGACGCGGCGGGCGGAGCGGCCGACGCCCTGGAATTTCACGGCTACAAGCGCAACACCAAGCGTTTCGCCGCCGGCTGGTACCTGCCGGGGCGCTTCGCCGAGGCCGGCACCTTCGACGGGCCGGGCTATCGCCGCATCCTGGACATCGACAGCGTCTACACCGACGCCGCCGCCGCGCGACCCCGCCAGCCCGGAATGGCGCTCAAGGCGTTCGACGCCCTTTTCACCTCCACCCGGGTCAGCCTCGCCCCGGCGGCCAGTCGCGCCCCCCTGGTCCTGGACCCGGGGCCGGACGGCACCTACCGCTATGCCGACGATTTCCGGGGCAGGCACTTTTACGCCGACGCGTTCGCGGCGCGAAACATGACCCTGGACACCGAACTCGGCATGCTGCGCCCGGCGCGGTATTCCAAGCCGGCCGAGGCCGTCTGGGCCTTCGAGGCGGCCCCGGGCCAGGAAGCCTCGGACATCCGGCTTACGGTCACGGCCGCCCTCTACAAGCGCCATCCGTCCCGGGCGGCCGATTCCACGCTGATCGTGGAGGCCAGCCCCGACGGCCGGGAGTGGACGCCGCTTGGCGTCATCGGCCAGGAGGCCTTTCCCCTGGCCGACGGCCGGCCGGTCACCGTGCCGAAGCCCTTTTTCGAGGAGATCGATTTCTACCACGGCCGCTGCCGCGAGACGCGGCTTGCCTATGCCGTGCCCGGACGCCTGGCCGCCGGGGGAAGGCTCTTCGTGCGCCTGGGCTACCGGCCGGGCCGCGTGGAGGGCTTTCTCAACATCGCCGGCCTGGAGTTGACCGCCGCCGTGCGCGGCCCGGGGCCGGCCTGGCCGGCCGATACGCCGCTGGTGCGGCAGGCCGCCCATCTGCTGGCCAATGTCCGGGCCGCCCCCTGGTCCGAGGCCGACGATGGCCGGGTGGAGGGGCTTTTCGCCTTTGCCGCGCCCGAGGCCCCGGGCTTGCTTGCGGCCGGGTTGCCCGTGGCGTCGCCCGAGGCTCGGCAGCGTTTTCTTGACCGCCATCCCGGCATCGTGCCGGCCGGGGGGCTGTACGACCGCGACGGCCGCGCGGTGTTGTGGCTTTACGACACGACCCTGGCCGCGGGCGGGTCGCGGCTGGACGCCGACTCCCCGCAAAAGCGCCTGCGCGGCCCGGCGCCGGGGAATGACGGCCCGGTTTCGCTGCGGCTTCGCGGCGACATCCGCTGCCCGGTCCTGCGCCTGGACGGCCAGGACCTGTCCCTGCCGGTCGTGGCCCCGCCGGGCAGCACGCTGACCGTGACGCCCGGCGGCCGGGGCCGCATCGCCTTCGTGCCCGATTGGACCGACACGGCCCGGTTCGCCTCGGCCATGACCTATGCCCGCAACCTGGCCCCGTCGAAGCGGCTTCGCGGGGAACTGGTCTGCCGGGGCGAGGGCAACTGCGCCTTCACCTACACCTTCGTCTCGGCCCTGCCCATGACCGAACTGCGCCTGAAAGTCTTTCCCCAGGTCTATGCCAACCCCTGCCGCAAATGCCCGGAAAACGCGGCCCGGGTGCTGGCCTCCACGGACGGGGGGCAAACCTGGCAGCCCCTCGTGGAGGACACCGGCGGCGAGCCCTGCACCTGGACGCCGCCGGGGCGGTACGTGGTCGGGCGGCTGCGCTTCGACAAGCCCGTGACATCGCTGCTCCTGTCGTTTCGTCTGGAGCAGGGGGAGCAGGCCGGGTTTTTGTCGCCGTCGTGGAACGTGGACGGCATGTACGTCGAGGCCGACCTGGACGCCAGGATACTGCCGCCGCTGCGCCTCCCTTCGGGCGCTGTGGACGTGTCCCTGATCGAGTCGGAGGCCAATGATTTCACGCTGACGCTGCGGCCCGGGGAATGGCCGTTGAGCCTCCGGACAGGTGAGTGAAGCGCGGCGATTGCATCGCATCCGCAACCGACGAGGCGCTCGCGCGAGGAAGTCCTTACGGACCATGGCCCTAGACCGCATCATATCAACGCCCCGGCACGGCGAACCGTGCCGGGGCGTTCTTCATGGCCGCCTGCGGTGTTGCGGCTAGAAGTCGTAGTTGTAGGTGGCCACGTAGGCGTCGATGCGCTTGTGCGAGGCGTCGATGCGCGCGCGCAGGTCCTTCTTGTACTGCTCCAGGTCGATCTTGATCTTGGCTACGCCCGTGTCCATGGCCGCCTTGGCCACGGCCGGGGCTTCCCATTCCAGCATGCGGAAGTCCAGCGCCTTGGGGATGACGTAGTCGATGCCGAACTTCACGTCCTTTTCGCCGTACATGTCCATGACCTCGACCGGCACCGGTTCCTTGGCCAGGGCGGCCAGGGACTTGGCCGCGGCCATCTTCATCTCCTCGTTGATCCTCTTCGAGCCGACGTCCAGGGCGCCGCGGAAGATGAACGGGAAGCCGGAGACGTTGTTGACCTGGTTGGGGAAATCCGACCGGCCGGTGCCCATGATGGCGTCGGGCCGGGCGTCCTTGGCGTCGTGGTAGGGGATTTCCGGATCGGGGTTGGCCATGGCGAAGATGATCGGGTTCTTGCCCATGGAGGCGACCATGTCCTTGGACACCAGGCCCTTGGTGGAAAGGCCCAGGAACACGTCGGCGCCCTTGAAGGCCTCGGCCAGGTTCGCGTAGGCCTGTTTCTGGGCGAACTGGGCCTTGGTCGGGTGCAGGCCGGTGCGGCCGGCGTGGATGTGGCCCTTGGAGTCGAACATGGCGATGTTGGCCGGGTCGACGCCGAGGGCGATGTAGAACTTGGAGCAGGCGATGGCCGCCGCGCCGGCGCCGGAGACCACGATTTTGAGGTCCTCGATCCTCTTGCCGGCGATCTCCACGGCGTTGAGGATGCCGGCGCCGGAGATGATGGCCGTGCCGTGCTGGTCGTCGTGGAAGACCGGGATGTCCATCATCTCGATGAGGCGCTGCTCGATCTCGAAGCATTCCGGCGCCTTGATGTCTTCCAGGTTGATGGCCCCGAAGGTCGGCTCCAGCAGCTTGACCGTTTCGATGACCTTCTCGGGGTCCAGGGTGGCCAGGTTGATGTCGTAGACGTCGATGTCCGCGAAGATCTTAAACAGCACGCCCTTGCCTTCCATGACCGGCTTGCCGGCCTTGGGGCCGATGTTGCCCAGGCCAAGGACGGCCGTGCCGTTGGAGACCACGGCCACCAGGTTGCCCCGGTTGGTGTATTTCCACACGTTCTCCGGGTCGGCGGCGATTTCCAGGCAGGCCTGGGCCACGCCCGGGGAATAGGCCAGCGAAAGGTCCTTCTGGTTGCGGCAGGGCTTGATGGGCACGGTCTCGATTTTGCCGGTGCGCCAGACGGAATGGTACTTGAGCGCTTCTTCCTTGGTGAAAAGGGCCATGTGTGGTCTCCTCGCGTGGTTATGGTGCAACTAGTGCTCGGCGGGATCACCCGCCGGTTTCGCCGCTGACGGTTCGGCCGCGGCCGGCCCGAGCAGCCGTTCGGCGATGGCCTTGGCCGCGCGGCGGCCGGCGCCCATGGCCGAGATGACCGTGGCCGCGCCGGTGACGATGTCGCCGCCGGCGAAGACGTTTCGTATGGAGGTTTCGCCCGTGGCCGCATCGGCGACGATGTAGCCCCGGCGGTAGGTTTCAAGGCCCGGCGTGGTCTGGCTGATGAGCGGGTTGGCTCCGGTGCCCACGGCCACGACGGCCAGGTCGGCGTCGAGCACGCAGGTGTCGCCCTGGCAGGCCACCGGCGCGCAGCGCCCGGAGGCGTCGGGTTCGCCGAGCATCATCTTCTGCATGACGATCTGTTTGAGCCGGCCGTTTTCGTCCCCGATGAATTCCAGCGGAGCGTTCAGGCACAGGATTTCCAGGCCTTCCTCCTTGGCGTGGTGGAGTTCCTCCAGCCGGCAGGGCATCTCGTGCTCGGTGCGGCGGTAGGCCAGGGAGACTTTCTCGGCGCCCAGGCGCATGGCCGTGCGGGCCGAGTCCATGGCCACGTTGCCGCCGCCGAAGACCACGACATGCCTGGCCGGGAAGGTCGGCGTGTCGGCGGCCGGGAACTTGTAGGCCCGGCCGAGGTTGACCCTCGTCAGGTACTCGTTGGCCGAGAACACGCCGATGAGGTTTTCGCCCGGGATGCCCAGAAAGCGCGGCAGCCCGGCGCCCACGCCGATGAAGACGGCATCGTGGCCCGATTCCAGAAGCTCCGGCACGGTGATGGTCTTGCCGCCGACCCAGTTGGTGCGAAATTCCACACCCAGGGCTCGCATGGCTTCGACTTCCTGGCGCACCACGGCCTTGGGCAGGCGGAACTCCGGGATGCCGTAGACGAGCACGCCGCCCACCTCGTGCAGGGCCTCGAAGACCGTGACCGGAATGCCCTTGGCGGCCAGGTAGCCGGCGCAGGTGAGGCTACTCGGCCCCGAGCCGATGCAGGCGACTTTCAGGTCGTCGCGGGGCATGGCGCAGGCCGGGCCGCCGGTGACCGTGTCGCAGGCCGATTTGGCCAGGTAGGTGTCGGCCACGAAGCGTTCCAGGCGGCCGATGGCCACGGGCTCGCCCTTCTTGCCGAGGATGCACGAGCCTTCGCACTGGGTCTCTTGCGGGCAGACCCGGCCGCATACGGCCGGCAGCGAATTGGTTTCGCGCAGCACGGCGTAGGCGGCGTCGTGGTCGCATTCCACGATCTTTTTGATGAAGGCGGGTATGTCGATTTCCACCGGGCAGCCCTTGCGGCAGGCCGGTTTCTTGCATTGCAGGCAGCGCGCCGCCTCGGCGGCGGCCATGGCCTCGGTGTAGCCCAGGGCTACTTCGCTGAAGTTGCGGGCCCGGATTTTCGGGTCCTGTTCGGGCATGGCGGTGCGGGGGACTTTTGCCTTCTTACTTGGAGCATTGGCAGACATGGCTTTTTTTAAACTCCTCGTAAGAGACGCGTTCTTGTTCCTTGAAGGACGTGAGCCTGGCCGAAAGGCCGGCGAAGTCCACCAAGTGGCCGTCGAATTCCGGGCCGTCGACGCAGGCGAATTTGGTCTCGCCGCCGACGCCAACCCGACAGGCGCCGCACATGCCGATGCCGTCCACCATGATCGAGTTGAGGCTGACCGTGGTTTTGACGCCGAAGGGTTTGGTGGCCTCGGCCACGGCCCGCATCATGGGCACCGGGCCGATGGCCACCACTTCGGCCACGGTTTTGTCTTCGGTCAGGCGCTCGACCAGCAGGTCCGTGACGAAGCCCTGCCGGCCGCAACTGCCGTCGTTGGTGCTGATGAGGACCTCGGGGCAAAAGGAGCACAGTTCGTCGCGAAAAAGCAGCAGATCCTCGCAACGCGCGCCGATGATGGTCACCACATGGTTGCCGGCCAGGTGATGGCCCTTGGCGATGTGGTGCATGGCGGCGATTCCGGTGCCGCCGCCGACGCAGATGACCGGCCCGTCGAGCTTGTGGATTTCCGTGGGGCGTCCCAGCGGTCCGCACAGGTCGAGGATGTCGTCACCGGCTTCCAGAGTGTCCAGGTGGGCGGTGGTCTTGCCCATGATCAGGTACACCAGGGTGATGGTGCCGGCTTGGGGATCGGTGTCGGCGATGGTCAGGGGGATGCGTTCCCCTTCTTCCCAGACCCGCAGGATCACGAAGTTCCCGGGCTTCGCCTTGACGGCGATGTGCGGGGCTTCGATGACCAGTTCCGTGGTCTGGCCCGGAATGAGCCTTCGTTTGCGCAGGATGCGGCTTGGCATGGGTGCTCCGCTGCGCGCCACGCGGCGCGGCTTAACCGAGGTTGGGCTTCACGTACAGTTCCCCGCCGTGGCAGTCGTTGATGACCAGCAGCGGGAAGTCCTTGACCGTCAACTCCCGGATAGCCTCGGGGCCGAGGTCCTCGTAGGCGATGACCTTGGCGTCGGTGATGCGTTGCGACAACAGCGCGCCGGCGCCGCCCGTGGCCCCCAGATACACCGCCTTGTGCGCCACGAGGGCCGCCTTGACGGCGTCGTTGCGCTTGCCCTTGCCGATGGAGCCCTTGAGTCCCAGGGAATGGAGCCTGGGGGCGTAGGTGTCCATGCGGTAGCTGGTGGTGGGTCCGGCCGCGCCGATGGGTCGGCCCGGAGGCGCGGGGGAAGGCCCGACATAGTAGATGAGCGCGCCTTTCAGGTCAAAGGGGAGGGCGTTTCCGGCATCCAGTGCCTCGACGAGCCGTTTGTGGGCGGCGTCGCGGGCGGTGTAGATGTGGCCGGAGACAAAGACCACGTCGCCGGATTGGAGCTGCTCCACGTCCGGGTCGGTAAGCGGGGTGGTCAGATGGTATTCGGCCATTAGAAGATGACCTCCTTGTGGCGGGCGCTGTGGCACTGGATGTTGACGGCCAGGGGCAGGCTGGCCAGGTGGCAGGGCGCGAGCATGATCTTGACGCCAAGGCTGGTGGTCTTGCCGCCAAGGCCCATGGGGCCGATGCCGAGGTTGTTGATGGCTTCGAGGAGTTCCGCCTCGAGCTTGGCGATTTCGGGATCGGGATGGGTATCGTCGAGGGCCCGCATCAGCGCCTTTTTGGAGTTGATGGCCGCCAGCTCGAAGTTGCCGCCGATGCCCACGCCGACGATGGTCGGCGGGCAGGGGTTGGGGCCGGCCTCGGCCACGCGACCCACCACAAACTCCTTGATGCCCTTCCAGCCCTGGGCCGGGGCGAGCATGGTCACGCGGGACATGTTCTCCGAGCCGCCGCCCTTGGCCATCATGCAGATTTTCAGCGCATCACCGGGCACGATGTCGAAATGGATGATGGCCGGGGAGTTGTCGCCGGTGTTCTTGCGGGAAAACGGATCGCAGGAGGACTTGCGCAGGTAGCCGTCCTTGTAGCCCTTGATCATGCCGTCGTTGATGGCGGCGCGCAGGCTGCCGCCTTCCACCTTCACGTCCTCGCCGACCTCGACGAAAAAGACGCCAAGGCCGGTGTCCTGGCACAGCGGCAGGTTGGT is a genomic window of Solidesulfovibrio sp. containing:
- a CDS encoding glycosyltransferase family 39 protein yields the protein MKRFALAAGLLVFLAALSATRLWRLDTASLWEDDYLNLDRALLPLADMFAIQKFQGPADTIFDFQPPLAYVLQHLALAVDQSSLAARLPSVLAGLLTPLALGLLGRRLFGREAGLACLLLGTFLLFPIKYAQAIKFYAVFLLLAVTSMWLLLRAVDRNDRASWACYALAAIGMLYAGYQGFPTLCAQAVYAGATLLRRTRRAAPGERLAAGRRAIVAFGCVGLAVLPWLEAVSFVQDFLREPSVDTWAGIGPGFFASIVAAFIAGDADPAWGWIAAWIAAAGIGTAMALGRRQYGAVGLLGLWFGVMSLALIGSKTQLRGLIGPRHFVLAFPVLVLLGGNGLAAVARGAGRLAAGRRGGRAVGPAVAAGCGLILLWPSFSAYPAYYFRVMSLDREFFQWLDAAGGAADALEFHGYKRNTKRFAAGWYLPGRFAEAGTFDGPGYRRILDIDSVYTDAAAARPRQPGMALKAFDALFTSTRVSLAPAASRAPLVLDPGPDGTYRYADDFRGRHFYADAFAARNMTLDTELGMLRPARYSKPAEAVWAFEAAPGQEASDIRLTVTAALYKRHPSRAADSTLIVEASPDGREWTPLGVIGQEAFPLADGRPVTVPKPFFEEIDFYHGRCRETRLAYAVPGRLAAGGRLFVRLGYRPGRVEGFLNIAGLELTAAVRGPGPAWPADTPLVRQAAHLLANVRAAPWSEADDGRVEGLFAFAAPEAPGLLAAGLPVASPEARQRFLDRHPGIVPAGGLYDRDGRAVLWLYDTTLAAGGSRLDADSPQKRLRGPAPGNDGPVSLRLRGDIRCPVLRLDGQDLSLPVVAPPGSTLTVTPGGRGRIAFVPDWTDTARFASAMTYARNLAPSKRLRGELVCRGEGNCAFTYTFVSALPMTELRLKVFPQVYANPCRKCPENAARVLASTDGGQTWQPLVEDTGGEPCTWTPPGRYVVGRLRFDKPVTSLLLSFRLEQGEQAGFLSPSWNVDGMYVEADLDARILPPLRLPSGAVDVSLIESEANDFTLTLRPGEWPLSLRTGE
- a CDS encoding malic enzyme-like NAD(P)-binding protein, with protein sequence MALFTKEEALKYHSVWRTGKIETVPIKPCRNQKDLSLAYSPGVAQACLEIAADPENVWKYTNRGNLVAVVSNGTAVLGLGNIGPKAGKPVMEGKGVLFKIFADIDVYDINLATLDPEKVIETVKLLEPTFGAINLEDIKAPECFEIEQRLIEMMDIPVFHDDQHGTAIISGAGILNAVEIAGKRIEDLKIVVSGAGAAAIACSKFYIALGVDPANIAMFDSKGHIHAGRTGLHPTKAQFAQKQAYANLAEAFKGADVFLGLSTKGLVSKDMVASMGKNPIIFAMANPDPEIPYHDAKDARPDAIMGTGRSDFPNQVNNVSGFPFIFRGALDVGSKRINEEMKMAAAKSLAALAKEPVPVEVMDMYGEKDVKFGIDYVIPKALDFRMLEWEAPAVAKAAMDTGVAKIKIDLEQYKKDLRARIDASHKRIDAYVATYNYDF
- the gltA gene encoding NADPH-dependent glutamate synthase; protein product: MSANAPSKKAKVPRTAMPEQDPKIRARNFSEVALGYTEAMAAAEAARCLQCKKPACRKGCPVEIDIPAFIKKIVECDHDAAYAVLRETNSLPAVCGRVCPQETQCEGSCILGKKGEPVAIGRLERFVADTYLAKSACDTVTGGPACAMPRDDLKVACIGSGPSSLTCAGYLAAKGIPVTVFEALHEVGGVLVYGIPEFRLPKAVVRQEVEAMRALGVEFRTNWVGGKTITVPELLESGHDAVFIGVGAGLPRFLGIPGENLIGVFSANEYLTRVNLGRAYKFPAADTPTFPARHVVVFGGGNVAMDSARTAMRLGAEKVSLAYRRTEHEMPCRLEELHHAKEEGLEILCLNAPLEFIGDENGRLKQIVMQKMMLGEPDASGRCAPVACQGDTCVLDADLAVVAVGTGANPLISQTTPGLETYRRGYIVADAATGETSIRNVFAGGDIVTGAATVISAMGAGRRAAKAIAERLLGPAAAEPSAAKPAGDPAEH
- a CDS encoding sulfide/dihydroorotate dehydrogenase-like FAD/NAD-binding protein, which produces MPSRILRKRRLIPGQTTELVIEAPHIAVKAKPGNFVILRVWEEGERIPLTIADTDPQAGTITLVYLIMGKTTAHLDTLEAGDDILDLCGPLGRPTEIHKLDGPVICVGGGTGIAAMHHIAKGHHLAGNHVVTIIGARCEDLLLFRDELCSFCPEVLISTNDGSCGRQGFVTDLLVERLTEDKTVAEVVAIGPVPMMRAVAEATKPFGVKTTVSLNSIMVDGIGMCGACRVGVGGETKFACVDGPEFDGHLVDFAGLSARLTSFKEQERVSYEEFKKSHVCQCSK
- a CDS encoding Fe-S-containing hydro-lyase, with translation MAEYHLTTPLTDPDVEQLQSGDVVFVSGHIYTARDAAHKRLVEALDAGNALPFDLKGALIYYVGPSPAPPGRPIGAAGPTTSYRMDTYAPRLHSLGLKGSIGKGKRNDAVKAALVAHKAVYLGATGGAGALLSQRITDAKVIAYEDLGPEAIRELTVKDFPLLVINDCHGGELYVKPNLG
- a CDS encoding fumarate hydratase, whose product is MKTIQASDIVEAVAAMCVTANHELPADVQAAFEACHAVEEAPAAKEIFRQLLENSELSRTTNLPLCQDTGLGVFFVEVGEDVKVEGGSLRAAINDGMIKGYKDGYLRKSSCDPFSRKNTGDNSPAIIHFDIVPGDALKICMMAKGGGSENMSRVTMLAPAQGWKGIKEFVVGRVAEAGPNPCPPTIVGVGIGGNFELAAINSKKALMRALDDTHPDPEIAKLEAELLEAINNLGIGPMGLGGKTTSLGVKIMLAPCHLASLPLAVNIQCHSARHKEVIF